A single region of the Plutella xylostella chromosome 28, ilPluXylo3.1, whole genome shotgun sequence genome encodes:
- the LOC125490814 gene encoding uncharacterized protein LOC125490814 — MTSEPDSCWEEEPDSEMLSDDPSFQDSDDERQMRAQSDLPPGLPLRAPRKLFSNCRERWRQQNVSGAFADLRRLVPTHPPDKKLSKSEILRVAIRYIGLLCEVLEWQKAHSISTNKENNSLAIKCESPLSPSQNLRRKYKRPYCNDDEGPKPKIFLEGANDFPKFGNEENEDGSLFRRYQSRVVQNKMEHYRFLRSSYYFPRWRHPLPLRNLTTDRNGNNLLMIAPAQNGTSKADNGVVKYCNGTADVDKSLDKDKGVP, encoded by the exons ATGACGTCAGAGCCGGACTCGTGTTGGGAAGAAGAGCCGGACAGCGAGATGCTCAGCGACGACCCGAGTTTCCAGGACAGTGATGACGAGAGACAGATGCGGGCACAG TCGGACCTACCCCCCGGCCTGCCTCTCCGAGCGCCCCGCAAGTTGTTCTCCAACTGCCGCGAGCGCTGGCGCCAGCAGAACGTGAGTGGAGCCTTCGCCGATCTCCGGAGACTCGTGCCCACGCACCCGCCCGACAAGAAGCTGTCTAAGAGCGAGATATTGAGGGTCGCCATCAG ATACATCGGTCTTCTATGCGAGGTGCTCGAGTGGCAGAAAGCGCATTCCATCTCCACTAACAAAGAGAACAACTCCTTAGCAATCAAATGCGAATCACCTCTTAGCCCATCGCAGAACCTACGCAGGAAGTACAAACGACCTTATTGCAATGATGATGAAGGTCCAAAACCGAAAATCTTTCTCGAAGGCGCTAACGACTTTCCGAAATTCGGCAACGAGGAAAATGAAGATGGTTCGCTCTTCAGACGCTACCAAAGTCGAGTGGTCCAAAACAAAATGGAGCACTATAGGTTCCTCAGAAGCTCTTACTATTTCCCTAGATGGCGCCATCCCCTGCCGTTAAGGAACTTGACAACTGACAGGAATGGAAACAACTTGCTCATGATCGCTCCAGCGCAAAATGGGACGAGCAAAGCAGATAATGGGGTTGTGAAGTATTGCAACGGAACTGCAGATGTTGATAAGTCTCTAGATAAAGACAAGGGTGTCCCATAA